In Mytilus edulis chromosome 4, xbMytEdul2.2, whole genome shotgun sequence, the following proteins share a genomic window:
- the LOC139521640 gene encoding uncharacterized protein, producing the protein MYICGIRYKYLENGKTSIFSGSSDKLYRLDALYRGIKKNEKKSTKPRLPITFTILKDICQLLRKGYYTPYVDILLEAACVTAYFGFLRCGEFTVLHSFDSECNVSIEDIRFLKDKVTFHLKASKTDPFREGVDIHLFASGVSVCPVLSLERYMDYRSRKFKDSKSQDAFFVMENRKALTRNYFISSLKNILAVLGYNSDLYNGHSFRIGASTTAGSKIEDHLIQTLGRWSSQCYTRYIRTSLSTIQQAQQALLE; encoded by the coding sequence atgtatatatgtgGAATACGATATAAATACTTAGAGAATGGGAAGACTTCAATATTTAGCGGCAGTTCTGATAAACTTTATCGACTCGATGCGTTATATAGAGGAATaaagaaaaatgagaaaaaatcaacaaaacctAGACTGCCAATTACCTTCACGATACTCAAAGACATTTGTCAGTTGTTGAGGAAAGGGTATTATACTCCGTATGTAGACATTCTTCTGGAAGCAGCGTGTGTCACGGCATATTTTGGATTTCTCCGATGTGGGGAATTTACAGTATTACATTCGTTTGATTCAGAATGCAATGTGAGTATCGAAGATATCCGATTCCTTAAGGATAAAGTTACCTTTCATTTGAAAGCTTCGAAAACAGACCCATTCCGTGAAGGTGTTGATATTCATTTATTTGCGTCGGGAGTTTCTGTTTGTCCAGTCTTATCTCTGGAACGTTACATGGACTATCGTTCTAGGAAATTCAAAGATAGTAAATCACAAGACGCTTTCTTTGTGATGGAAAATAGGAAAGCTTTAACACGAAACTACTTCATTTCTTCTCTAAAAAACATACTTGCCGTACTTGGATACAACTCAGACTTATATAATGGTCACAGCTTTCGCATTGGAGCAAGTACCACAGCAGGTTCAAAAATTGAAGATCACCTTATTCAGACACTCGGACGGTGGAGTTCACAGTGTTATACTCGCTATATTAGAACATCTTTATCAACGATACAGCAAGCTCAACAAGCATTACTCGAATGA